One stretch of Acholeplasma laidlawii PG-8A DNA includes these proteins:
- a CDS encoding ABC transporter ATP-binding protein — protein sequence MAFIELKDVTKEFNNQVVLRGIDLEIKSNEFVTLLGPSGCGKTTTLRIIGGFIEPTGGEVLFDGVDILKLPAYKRPTNTVFQRYSLFPHLNVFENVAFGLRVKDQNREAKKEITTLKEIYKKQIDELQYKVDHDRTSSLELKNQVKLEKKALKEKLDQDIKDLQATFISKKKYEFIIEEKVSKYLKMVGLDGYENRSISKLSGGQMQRVAIARALINEPKVLLLDEPLAALDLKLRQEMQYELKEIQRSAGITFIFVTHDQEEALTMSDKIVVMNKGEIQQVGTPVDIYNEPINRFVANFIGESNIVSGIMKQDYLVHFDGFDFECVDKGFDTNQEVDIVLRPEDLDIVELGTGKISGIVDSVVFKGVHFEIDVKTEHRIYTVHTTDFKAEGMKVDLDWFPEDIHVMEVW from the coding sequence ATGGCTTTTATTGAATTAAAAGATGTAACTAAAGAGTTTAATAATCAAGTAGTATTAAGGGGTATTGACCTAGAAATCAAAAGTAATGAGTTTGTCACCTTACTTGGACCATCTGGATGTGGGAAAACTACGACATTAAGAATTATTGGTGGTTTTATTGAACCAACAGGTGGTGAAGTCTTATTTGATGGTGTAGATATTTTAAAATTACCGGCTTATAAAAGACCAACAAATACAGTATTCCAAAGATATTCTTTATTTCCTCATTTAAATGTTTTTGAAAACGTGGCATTTGGTTTACGTGTTAAAGACCAAAACCGTGAAGCAAAAAAAGAAATTACTACTTTAAAAGAAATCTATAAAAAACAAATTGATGAACTACAATACAAGGTAGATCATGACAGAACAAGTAGTCTTGAATTAAAAAACCAAGTTAAACTAGAAAAGAAAGCACTAAAAGAAAAACTTGATCAAGATATTAAAGACCTACAAGCTACCTTTATTTCTAAAAAGAAATATGAATTTATCATTGAAGAAAAAGTGTCTAAATATTTAAAAATGGTAGGTCTTGATGGTTATGAAAACCGTTCTATTTCCAAATTAAGTGGTGGTCAGATGCAACGTGTTGCAATCGCACGAGCACTAATTAATGAACCTAAGGTGTTACTGTTAGATGAGCCACTTGCTGCACTTGATTTAAAACTACGTCAAGAAATGCAATATGAATTAAAAGAAATTCAAAGAAGTGCTGGTATTACATTTATTTTCGTAACGCACGATCAAGAAGAAGCTTTAACGATGAGTGATAAGATTGTAGTTATGAATAAGGGTGAAATTCAACAAGTAGGTACACCAGTTGATATTTATAATGAACCGATAAACCGATTTGTTGCAAACTTTATTGGTGAATCTAATATCGTATCAGGCATAATGAAACAAGATTATCTAGTACATTTTGATGGTTTTGATTTTGAATGTGTCGACAAAGGATTTGACACCAATCAAGAAGTAGACATTGTTCTACGTCCTGAAGATTTAGATATTGTAGAGTTAGGTACCGGAAAAATTAGTGGTATAGTTGATAGTGTTGTTTTTAAAGGTGTACACTTCGAAATTGATGTGAAAACAGAACATAGAATTTATACAGTACATACAACAGATTTTAAAGCAGAAGGGATGAAAGTTGATCTAGACTGGTTCCCAGAAGATATCCATGTTATGGAGGTCTGGTAA
- a CDS encoding ABC transporter permease, which produces MINFPKKQQKHLHKTQKLNFEFYLGAPYYLMMILLVIIPIGLMLLYAFTTDSNSLISIKFTIDNFIQFFKEPTFISSMLESVYLSFFSAVICLVICYPLAFILSRRKLMTQKILVSLITSNMFINSLLLAYAVRSIFEMIGTTFFGEARYLLGTDLAIITGMVYLYLPFMLLPIYTHMSKMDKNLFESAEDLGANKLQTILRVVIPMSLSSVLTGFMMVFLPASTTLVITRYLGNGQRKMIGDLIDLAFKNGKFGYGAAIALVLALILLIFIFLIKRVDKYEEVLANED; this is translated from the coding sequence ATGATTAATTTTCCTAAGAAGCAACAAAAACATCTGCATAAAACACAAAAATTGAATTTTGAATTCTATTTAGGTGCCCCATATTATCTTATGATGATTTTACTGGTCATTATCCCAATTGGATTAATGTTACTCTATGCATTTACAACAGATTCAAACAGCTTAATTTCTATTAAGTTTACTATTGATAATTTTATTCAATTTTTTAAAGAGCCAACATTTATTTCAAGTATGTTAGAAAGTGTCTATTTATCCTTTTTCTCAGCTGTTATTTGTTTGGTGATTTGTTACCCATTAGCATTCATCTTAAGTAGAAGAAAGCTCATGACACAAAAGATATTAGTATCTCTTATTACATCTAATATGTTTATTAACTCTTTATTATTAGCATATGCTGTACGCTCTATATTTGAAATGATTGGAACAACATTCTTTGGTGAAGCAAGATACTTACTAGGTACAGATTTAGCAATTATTACTGGTATGGTGTACTTATATTTACCGTTTATGTTATTACCAATTTATACACATATGTCTAAAATGGATAAAAACCTATTTGAATCTGCTGAAGATTTAGGTGCTAATAAACTTCAAACCATTTTAAGAGTCGTTATTCCGATGTCTTTATCAAGCGTTTTAACTGGATTTATGATGGTATTTTTACCAGCATCAACAACATTAGTTATTACAAGATACTTAGGTAATGGACAAAGAAAAATGATTGGTGATCTAATAGATTTAGCATTTAAAAATGGTAAATTTGGATATGGTGCAGCGATTGCATTAGTGCTTGCACTCATCTTACTGATATTTATCTTCTTAATTAAGAGGGTAGATAAATATGAGGAGGTATTAGCTAATGAAGACTAA